Proteins encoded together in one Jaculus jaculus isolate mJacJac1 chromosome 7, mJacJac1.mat.Y.cur, whole genome shotgun sequence window:
- the Abcd4 gene encoding lysosomal cobalamin transporter ABCD4 isoform X2: protein MAVPRSVPRASGRPRLDLQFVYRFMKIQKILFPSWSSRNVLMFLTLLCVALMEQLVIYQVGLIPSQYYGVLGNKDLDGFKALTFLAVVLIVLNSTLKSFDQFTCNLLYVSWRQDLTEHLHRLYFRARVYYTLNVLRDDIDNPDQRMSQDVERFCRQLSSMASRLMVSPFTLSYYTYQCFQSTGWLGPVSIFGYFILGTVVNRTLMGPIVAKLVQQEKLEGDFRFKHMQIRVNAEPAAFYRAGHVEHMRTDRRLQRLLQTQKELMSKELWLYIGINTFDYLGSILSYVVIAIPIFSGVYGDLSPTELSTLVSKNAFMCIYLINCFTQLIDLSTTLSDVAGYTHRIGELQEALLDLSQKSQDYETLGESEWDLDKAPGWPAAEAADTAFLLERASISAPASDKPLIKDLTLKICEGQSLLITGNTGTGKTSLLRVLGGLWASTKGSVQMLADFGPHGVLFLPQKPFFTDGTLREQVIYPLKEIYPDSGSTDDERIMRFLELAGLSSLVARTEGLDQQVDWNWYDVLSPGEMQRLSFARLFYLQPKYAVLDEATSALTEEAESELYRLGQQLGMTFISVGHRANLEKFHSWLLKLCGGGRWELTRTKME, encoded by the exons ATGGCGGTCCCCAGGTCCGTGCCCAGAGCGAGCGGCAG GCCCAGGTTAGATCTGCAGTTTGTCTACCGGTTCATGAAGATACAGAAGATCTTGTTTCCTTCTTGGTCATCACGGAACGTCTTGATGTTCCTGACTCTCTTGTGTGTGGCCCttatgg AGCAACTGGTGATCTACCAAGTTGGCTTGATCCCCAGTCAGTACTATGGGGTCCTTGGAAACAAAGACCTGGATGGGTTTAAGGCGCTGACCTTCCTGGCTGTGGTTCTCATCGTTCTCAACTCCACA CTGAAGAGCTTTGACCAGTTCACCTGCAACCTGCTGTACGTGAGCTGGAGACAGGACCTCACTGAGCACCTGCACCGCCTCTACTTCCGAGCCCGGGTGTACTACACTCTCAACGTGTTGCGAGATGACATCGACAACCC GGATCAACGGATGAGCCAGGACGTGGAGCGATTCTGCCGGCAGCTCAGCAGCATGGCCAGCAGGCTGATGGTCTCCCCCTTCACCCTCAGCTACTACACATACCAGTGTTTCCAGAG CACAGGCTGGCTTGGACCTGTGAGCATCTTTGGCTATTTCATCCTGGGAACCGTAGTGAACAGAACTCTGATGGGGCCCATCGTAGCGAAGCTGGTGCAGCAGGAGAAACTGGAAGGAGATTTCAG GTTCAAGCACATGCAGATTCGAGTGAATGCTGAGCCTGCTGCTTTCTACAG AGCTGGACATGTGGAGCACATGAGGACAGACCGAAGGCTGCAGAGACTCCTTCAGACCCAGAAGGAGCTGATGTCCAAGGAGCTCTGGCTGTACA TTGGTATCAACACTTTTGATTATCTGGGCAGCATCCTGAGTTATGTTGTCATCGCAATCCCTATTTTCAGTGGGGTGTATGGAGACCTGAGCCCCACAGAGCTTAGCACCCTGGTCAGCAAG AACGCCTTCATGTGCATCTACCTCATCAACTGCTTCACTCAGCTCATCGACCTCTCCACCACACTCTCTGACGTGGCAGGTTACACGCACAG GATTGGAGAGCTTCAGGAGGCCCTGCTAGACCTGTCCCAGAAATCACAAGACTATGAAACCCTGGGCGAGAGTGAGTGGGACTTGGACAA AGCCCCAGGGTGGCCGGCAGCAGAGGCCGCAGACACCGCTTTTCTGCTCGAGCGGGCCTCCATCTCGGCCCCCGCTTCCGACAAGCCCCTCATCAAGGACCTGACTCTGAAGATCTGCGAGGGGCAGAGCCTGCTTATCACAGGCAACACGGGCACCGGCAAGACCTCCTTGCTGCGGGTCCTGGGCGGCCTGTGGGCAAGCACGAAGG GTTCAGTGCAGATGCTGGCTGACTTTGGGCCTCACGGGGTGCTGTTCCTGCCACAGAAGCCATTCTTCACTGACGGGACCCTTCGGGAGCAG GTGATATATCCCCTGAAGGAGATCTACCCGGATTCAG GTTCTACTGATGACGAGAGGATCATGAGGTTCTTAGAATTAGCAGGCCTG TCCAGCTTGGTGGCAAGGACAGAAGGTCTGGACCAGCAGGTGGATTGGAACTG gTACGACGTTCTGTCCCCAGGGGAGATGCAAAGGTTATCCTTCGCCCGCCTCTTctacttgcagcccaagtatgcag TGCTTGACGAAGCCACCAGCGCCCtgacagaggaggcagagagtg
- the Abcd4 gene encoding lysosomal cobalamin transporter ABCD4 isoform X3: protein MAVPRPRLDLQFVYRFMKIQKILFPSWSSRNVLMFLTLLCVALMEQLVIYQVGLIPSQYYGVLGNKDLDGFKALTFLAVVLIVLNSTLKSFDQFTCNLLYVSWRQDLTEHLHRLYFRARVYYTLNVLRDDIDNPDQRMSQDVERFCRQLSSMASRLMVSPFTLSYYTYQCFQSTGWLGPVSIFGYFILGTVVNRTLMGPIVAKLVQQEKLEGDFRFKHMQIRVNAEPAAFYRAGHVEHMRTDRRLQRLLQTQKELMSKELWLYIGINTFDYLGSILSYVVIAIPIFSGVYGDLSPTELSTLVSKNAFMCIYLINCFTQLIDLSTTLSDVAGYTHRIGELQEALLDLSQKSQDYETLGESEWDLDKAPGWPAAEAADTAFLLERASISAPASDKPLIKDLTLKICEGQSLLITGNTGTGKTSLLRVLGGLWASTKGSVQMLADFGPHGVLFLPQKPFFTDGTLREQVIYPLKEIYPDSGSTDDERIMRFLELAGLSSLVARTEGLDQQVDWNWYDVLSPGEMQRLSFARLFYLQPKYAVLDEATSALTEEAESELYRLGQQLGMTFISVGHRANLEKFHSWLLKLCGGGRWELTRTKME, encoded by the exons ATGGCGGTCCCCAG GCCCAGGTTAGATCTGCAGTTTGTCTACCGGTTCATGAAGATACAGAAGATCTTGTTTCCTTCTTGGTCATCACGGAACGTCTTGATGTTCCTGACTCTCTTGTGTGTGGCCCttatgg AGCAACTGGTGATCTACCAAGTTGGCTTGATCCCCAGTCAGTACTATGGGGTCCTTGGAAACAAAGACCTGGATGGGTTTAAGGCGCTGACCTTCCTGGCTGTGGTTCTCATCGTTCTCAACTCCACA CTGAAGAGCTTTGACCAGTTCACCTGCAACCTGCTGTACGTGAGCTGGAGACAGGACCTCACTGAGCACCTGCACCGCCTCTACTTCCGAGCCCGGGTGTACTACACTCTCAACGTGTTGCGAGATGACATCGACAACCC GGATCAACGGATGAGCCAGGACGTGGAGCGATTCTGCCGGCAGCTCAGCAGCATGGCCAGCAGGCTGATGGTCTCCCCCTTCACCCTCAGCTACTACACATACCAGTGTTTCCAGAG CACAGGCTGGCTTGGACCTGTGAGCATCTTTGGCTATTTCATCCTGGGAACCGTAGTGAACAGAACTCTGATGGGGCCCATCGTAGCGAAGCTGGTGCAGCAGGAGAAACTGGAAGGAGATTTCAG GTTCAAGCACATGCAGATTCGAGTGAATGCTGAGCCTGCTGCTTTCTACAG AGCTGGACATGTGGAGCACATGAGGACAGACCGAAGGCTGCAGAGACTCCTTCAGACCCAGAAGGAGCTGATGTCCAAGGAGCTCTGGCTGTACA TTGGTATCAACACTTTTGATTATCTGGGCAGCATCCTGAGTTATGTTGTCATCGCAATCCCTATTTTCAGTGGGGTGTATGGAGACCTGAGCCCCACAGAGCTTAGCACCCTGGTCAGCAAG AACGCCTTCATGTGCATCTACCTCATCAACTGCTTCACTCAGCTCATCGACCTCTCCACCACACTCTCTGACGTGGCAGGTTACACGCACAG GATTGGAGAGCTTCAGGAGGCCCTGCTAGACCTGTCCCAGAAATCACAAGACTATGAAACCCTGGGCGAGAGTGAGTGGGACTTGGACAA AGCCCCAGGGTGGCCGGCAGCAGAGGCCGCAGACACCGCTTTTCTGCTCGAGCGGGCCTCCATCTCGGCCCCCGCTTCCGACAAGCCCCTCATCAAGGACCTGACTCTGAAGATCTGCGAGGGGCAGAGCCTGCTTATCACAGGCAACACGGGCACCGGCAAGACCTCCTTGCTGCGGGTCCTGGGCGGCCTGTGGGCAAGCACGAAGG GTTCAGTGCAGATGCTGGCTGACTTTGGGCCTCACGGGGTGCTGTTCCTGCCACAGAAGCCATTCTTCACTGACGGGACCCTTCGGGAGCAG GTGATATATCCCCTGAAGGAGATCTACCCGGATTCAG GTTCTACTGATGACGAGAGGATCATGAGGTTCTTAGAATTAGCAGGCCTG TCCAGCTTGGTGGCAAGGACAGAAGGTCTGGACCAGCAGGTGGATTGGAACTG gTACGACGTTCTGTCCCCAGGGGAGATGCAAAGGTTATCCTTCGCCCGCCTCTTctacttgcagcccaagtatgcag TGCTTGACGAAGCCACCAGCGCCCtgacagaggaggcagagagtg
- the Abcd4 gene encoding lysosomal cobalamin transporter ABCD4 isoform X1, with protein MVPPWMQTGLPVSLAHFPTDGCLRYFRPRLDLQFVYRFMKIQKILFPSWSSRNVLMFLTLLCVALMEQLVIYQVGLIPSQYYGVLGNKDLDGFKALTFLAVVLIVLNSTLKSFDQFTCNLLYVSWRQDLTEHLHRLYFRARVYYTLNVLRDDIDNPDQRMSQDVERFCRQLSSMASRLMVSPFTLSYYTYQCFQSTGWLGPVSIFGYFILGTVVNRTLMGPIVAKLVQQEKLEGDFRFKHMQIRVNAEPAAFYRAGHVEHMRTDRRLQRLLQTQKELMSKELWLYIGINTFDYLGSILSYVVIAIPIFSGVYGDLSPTELSTLVSKNAFMCIYLINCFTQLIDLSTTLSDVAGYTHRIGELQEALLDLSQKSQDYETLGESEWDLDKAPGWPAAEAADTAFLLERASISAPASDKPLIKDLTLKICEGQSLLITGNTGTGKTSLLRVLGGLWASTKGSVQMLADFGPHGVLFLPQKPFFTDGTLREQVIYPLKEIYPDSGSTDDERIMRFLELAGLSSLVARTEGLDQQVDWNWYDVLSPGEMQRLSFARLFYLQPKYAVLDEATSALTEEAESELYRLGQQLGMTFISVGHRANLEKFHSWLLKLCGGGRWELTRTKME; from the exons ATGGTGCCACCGTGGATGCAGACGGGTCTCCCGGTTTCACTTGCTCATTTTCCTACTGATGGATGCCTACGTTACTTCCG GCCCAGGTTAGATCTGCAGTTTGTCTACCGGTTCATGAAGATACAGAAGATCTTGTTTCCTTCTTGGTCATCACGGAACGTCTTGATGTTCCTGACTCTCTTGTGTGTGGCCCttatgg AGCAACTGGTGATCTACCAAGTTGGCTTGATCCCCAGTCAGTACTATGGGGTCCTTGGAAACAAAGACCTGGATGGGTTTAAGGCGCTGACCTTCCTGGCTGTGGTTCTCATCGTTCTCAACTCCACA CTGAAGAGCTTTGACCAGTTCACCTGCAACCTGCTGTACGTGAGCTGGAGACAGGACCTCACTGAGCACCTGCACCGCCTCTACTTCCGAGCCCGGGTGTACTACACTCTCAACGTGTTGCGAGATGACATCGACAACCC GGATCAACGGATGAGCCAGGACGTGGAGCGATTCTGCCGGCAGCTCAGCAGCATGGCCAGCAGGCTGATGGTCTCCCCCTTCACCCTCAGCTACTACACATACCAGTGTTTCCAGAG CACAGGCTGGCTTGGACCTGTGAGCATCTTTGGCTATTTCATCCTGGGAACCGTAGTGAACAGAACTCTGATGGGGCCCATCGTAGCGAAGCTGGTGCAGCAGGAGAAACTGGAAGGAGATTTCAG GTTCAAGCACATGCAGATTCGAGTGAATGCTGAGCCTGCTGCTTTCTACAG AGCTGGACATGTGGAGCACATGAGGACAGACCGAAGGCTGCAGAGACTCCTTCAGACCCAGAAGGAGCTGATGTCCAAGGAGCTCTGGCTGTACA TTGGTATCAACACTTTTGATTATCTGGGCAGCATCCTGAGTTATGTTGTCATCGCAATCCCTATTTTCAGTGGGGTGTATGGAGACCTGAGCCCCACAGAGCTTAGCACCCTGGTCAGCAAG AACGCCTTCATGTGCATCTACCTCATCAACTGCTTCACTCAGCTCATCGACCTCTCCACCACACTCTCTGACGTGGCAGGTTACACGCACAG GATTGGAGAGCTTCAGGAGGCCCTGCTAGACCTGTCCCAGAAATCACAAGACTATGAAACCCTGGGCGAGAGTGAGTGGGACTTGGACAA AGCCCCAGGGTGGCCGGCAGCAGAGGCCGCAGACACCGCTTTTCTGCTCGAGCGGGCCTCCATCTCGGCCCCCGCTTCCGACAAGCCCCTCATCAAGGACCTGACTCTGAAGATCTGCGAGGGGCAGAGCCTGCTTATCACAGGCAACACGGGCACCGGCAAGACCTCCTTGCTGCGGGTCCTGGGCGGCCTGTGGGCAAGCACGAAGG GTTCAGTGCAGATGCTGGCTGACTTTGGGCCTCACGGGGTGCTGTTCCTGCCACAGAAGCCATTCTTCACTGACGGGACCCTTCGGGAGCAG GTGATATATCCCCTGAAGGAGATCTACCCGGATTCAG GTTCTACTGATGACGAGAGGATCATGAGGTTCTTAGAATTAGCAGGCCTG TCCAGCTTGGTGGCAAGGACAGAAGGTCTGGACCAGCAGGTGGATTGGAACTG gTACGACGTTCTGTCCCCAGGGGAGATGCAAAGGTTATCCTTCGCCCGCCTCTTctacttgcagcccaagtatgcag TGCTTGACGAAGCCACCAGCGCCCtgacagaggaggcagagagtg
- the Abcd4 gene encoding lysosomal cobalamin transporter ABCD4 isoform X4, with protein sequence MSQDVERFCRQLSSMASRLMVSPFTLSYYTYQCFQSTGWLGPVSIFGYFILGTVVNRTLMGPIVAKLVQQEKLEGDFRFKHMQIRVNAEPAAFYRAGHVEHMRTDRRLQRLLQTQKELMSKELWLYIGINTFDYLGSILSYVVIAIPIFSGVYGDLSPTELSTLVSKNAFMCIYLINCFTQLIDLSTTLSDVAGYTHRIGELQEALLDLSQKSQDYETLGESEWDLDKAPGWPAAEAADTAFLLERASISAPASDKPLIKDLTLKICEGQSLLITGNTGTGKTSLLRVLGGLWASTKGSVQMLADFGPHGVLFLPQKPFFTDGTLREQVIYPLKEIYPDSGSTDDERIMRFLELAGLSSLVARTEGLDQQVDWNWYDVLSPGEMQRLSFARLFYLQPKYAVLDEATSALTEEAESELYRLGQQLGMTFISVGHRANLEKFHSWLLKLCGGGRWELTRTKME encoded by the exons ATGAGCCAGGACGTGGAGCGATTCTGCCGGCAGCTCAGCAGCATGGCCAGCAGGCTGATGGTCTCCCCCTTCACCCTCAGCTACTACACATACCAGTGTTTCCAGAG CACAGGCTGGCTTGGACCTGTGAGCATCTTTGGCTATTTCATCCTGGGAACCGTAGTGAACAGAACTCTGATGGGGCCCATCGTAGCGAAGCTGGTGCAGCAGGAGAAACTGGAAGGAGATTTCAG GTTCAAGCACATGCAGATTCGAGTGAATGCTGAGCCTGCTGCTTTCTACAG AGCTGGACATGTGGAGCACATGAGGACAGACCGAAGGCTGCAGAGACTCCTTCAGACCCAGAAGGAGCTGATGTCCAAGGAGCTCTGGCTGTACA TTGGTATCAACACTTTTGATTATCTGGGCAGCATCCTGAGTTATGTTGTCATCGCAATCCCTATTTTCAGTGGGGTGTATGGAGACCTGAGCCCCACAGAGCTTAGCACCCTGGTCAGCAAG AACGCCTTCATGTGCATCTACCTCATCAACTGCTTCACTCAGCTCATCGACCTCTCCACCACACTCTCTGACGTGGCAGGTTACACGCACAG GATTGGAGAGCTTCAGGAGGCCCTGCTAGACCTGTCCCAGAAATCACAAGACTATGAAACCCTGGGCGAGAGTGAGTGGGACTTGGACAA AGCCCCAGGGTGGCCGGCAGCAGAGGCCGCAGACACCGCTTTTCTGCTCGAGCGGGCCTCCATCTCGGCCCCCGCTTCCGACAAGCCCCTCATCAAGGACCTGACTCTGAAGATCTGCGAGGGGCAGAGCCTGCTTATCACAGGCAACACGGGCACCGGCAAGACCTCCTTGCTGCGGGTCCTGGGCGGCCTGTGGGCAAGCACGAAGG GTTCAGTGCAGATGCTGGCTGACTTTGGGCCTCACGGGGTGCTGTTCCTGCCACAGAAGCCATTCTTCACTGACGGGACCCTTCGGGAGCAG GTGATATATCCCCTGAAGGAGATCTACCCGGATTCAG GTTCTACTGATGACGAGAGGATCATGAGGTTCTTAGAATTAGCAGGCCTG TCCAGCTTGGTGGCAAGGACAGAAGGTCTGGACCAGCAGGTGGATTGGAACTG gTACGACGTTCTGTCCCCAGGGGAGATGCAAAGGTTATCCTTCGCCCGCCTCTTctacttgcagcccaagtatgcag TGCTTGACGAAGCCACCAGCGCCCtgacagaggaggcagagagtg